The genomic segment AGAGTCTTGTTATCAAGCAACAGAAACAAAGTGGAAGGAGAGCAGCCAGAAGTGTGGCTTAGCTTGGTGAGATATTTTCTTTTGTGATGACAATGGAATGTTGGGTGCTCGAGGAGGAACCATCTCCACCCTTCTGACCCATTTGGTCTTTGGGGATGTACTTCACCACagcagagatcagcttccctcgGAAGTTCTTGCTCAGGAAGTTGTACAAGATAGGGTTGACCACACAATGGACCAAGCTGAAACAGTCTATAATGTCATAGAAGAAGTAGATGAAGTCAGCGAAGTAGCAGGAGATTAAGATGTGAATGCCGTCCAAAGAGATCATGATCAAAAACAAGTGGAATGGCAGCCAGCAGATCAGGAAAACGATGATGTAGGCGTAGATGAGGGCGCAGTGCTTCCTGCTCTCTGGCTTGTTACTACGCTTGATGTATCGGGCGGTCAATATGTTAAAAACTGCAATGATAGGGAAGGGGATGACGAATCCAAGGATGATGGCCAGCAGCGTGACCGTTGTTGCCCACTCATCAAAGGTCTCAAAAGGGGCCAAGAAGATGCAGATTGGCTCGATGGAGTCCATTACCTCCATGTGCGCCACCTCGGGCAAAGGGATGATGGCGGCGGAGGCCCATATGCAGCAACAGACAACACGTCTCACCCAGTGCTGGTTTCGGTGCCAGAAGTGGGAAGAAGTTGTCAAGGAGACATAGCGGTCAACGCTGAGGCAGGTGAGAAAGAAGATGCTGCTGTACATGTTGGCGAAGTAAAAGTAGTGGGTAAAGCGGCAAAGGAAACCTCCCCAGAGCCACGTGTAATCAAGCATAACTTCTAGCATCCAGACAGGTAAGGAGAGGACTACCCCTAGGTCAGCGATGGCCATGTTCAGGATGTAGACGTTGACCAGGTTCCTGTGACCTCGGCTCTGCCAGTTGACCCAAATAACCAAGAGATTCTCCACCAGCCCGACCACAAAGATGATGAGGTACAGGACAAAGAGGAAGACCTGCTTCACGTTATGATCCAACCCCAAGTTGCAGTAGAAGAAGGTGTCATTGAGCAGGTGATAAAGCTCGGTCATGTTGTGGTATTCGCCGTACATGTTGAGAAGCGAGGAGGACCCTGGCTCGCTCATTTTGGGTGGGTAGTTCAGCTGCAAGAAGAAGGGAAGCAGAGTTGAATGCTAATGGACCAAGAGCTGAATTTTTCCTTATTTCCAGAAGAATGATACATTTCCAACCCTGAAAAATTTGATTTCCACAGCTTATTAGCACAATGGGTACTACGGAAAAGATCTCCATACCCCTTGTCAATGTGATTTCCCAGTGTTTAAAACAACCAAATCACAACAGCTCAAACTTCTGAGTGAAATCAGTCATGTAAAAAGCATGTAAACACAAGCTAAAACAGCAGTGCGGAAATGTTTCTgaggccgtgttggtctgcagtagaacagctacatttAAGTCtagtaccaccttagagaccaacaagattttcggggtataagcttttgagaatcaaatctCCCCTTGTcagatttgacaaagggagctttgactattgAAAGCATATAACCtccaaaatcatagaatcatagagctggaaggtaccaccagggtcatctagtccaaccccctgcacaatgcaggaatttcacaactacctccccccacacacccattgacccctactccatgcccagaagatggccaagatgccctccctgtcatgaatcttggtggtctctaaggtgctactggactcaaacctagcaaCGTGGAAATGGTACCAGTTCctgaaaatgcattgaaagttcTCAACTTCCCTTCAAAATGACAATAGGAAGGGAGTCAGGCAAACCATCCACAGGAGTGTAGCAGCTTGGGACTGGTCAGTTTAAATACCACCTCACCCATACCAGAAGAAGGTTCCTGTGAGGCTCATTTCACCACAGCCAAGACCAGAGTTAGATTTATGCACATGTTAAGTATgctacagtttagggcctcagattataAGTGGcctctaaattttaaaaaagactaaAATTTACTGAGCGACCTTTttttagatcacaatgggtagctgtgttagtctgtctgtatctgaagaagtgagctgtgactcatgaaagctcataccttgctaGAAATTTTGGTcgttcatgcatgggagttttacctgaggttcgttgctcgctggaccacactttcctgtttggaatctatgcaccagcagtctccaagctccaatcaagtccccgcccctttaactgctgctttgtaattggctctccccttgcatttccctgtattttcagagacctgttttatgtcGAATTTGAAATCGCTGGCAAAACGAGGGGAaactcagggagagagagagagaggtgacctctgacagtcggaaatgacGTGTATAATCAgtacaaagacccgaagtcgttggaagGGTGATGGTgactgaaacagccatgcataaaagacccatatTGGCCGAACTATATGTGAAATTTAATTGTGCCTCAGTTGAtgcaaacatatgaagctgcctttcttAAGTGGCGCTAGACAGTTGATTCAACAAACCCAGGCATTTATACCCTGACTGGTGGCGGCTCTTTAAAGTCTCTAGCAGGGGCATTTCCTAGCCCTGCAACCTGGCCtcttttaacttgagatgccaagGATCTGGGATTTCATCCACACAAAAAGCTCATGCGGCTTTCTACCATACATCAACAATATTCATTCAAATGTCTCGAAGTTCAAAGGTATTTTTAGTGCCAGGTGTGAAAAGGGCCTAGCAGccacttctccccctccccctccacacccaagATCCTTTAATTTGGGATGCTGCCTGATTTTGAACTGGAAATCTTATATTTGCAGTTCCCATAGTTATAACAGCCAAGAGCGACTGCCAATCAGAGCCTTACCATTGAGCTATTGTTCCCCGTGAATTTCCCCCCATGCTGAGAGTTGTTATTAAAAAGCTCCCACATGGTATACATTTACAAGGCGACAGTAATGGGATGGCCGAAGAGAGAAAGACATCATATCTGAAGCAGTGCAGATGTTGGGAGGGACGGCagaatggtatagcccgatctcagaagctaagcagggtcgctacttggatgagaggccacctgcagggcaaggcactggcaagccacctctgcttctcaattgccTCGAAAGCCCTTGGTGGGGCCGCTGTAAGGAggttgtggcttgacagcacacgCATACGTACAGATGTTGCCCTGTGACTGGCTTTTGAGTGGCATGGAACTCTTCCTCCAAGTAGGAATTAAACGCCTCTAGTGGAGATGCAGCTCCCAGAAGCGAGAATTCTATACAAAAGGTAACTTACCCTACCAAATACGAGATATTGTCAATGCAGGCTGCAAGCGAACCATCGCTGAGGGTGTTTAGAAAGAAACTGTGCTTCCCATtatgacagtggttcccaacccttttggtatggtgacccacaagtccaaatttacttggtgtgGTGATGCATCcggggctggcccaaggtttttggTGCCCTAGGTAAACTATGACCTCGgtacccatctagtccagcattccattttctacagtggctaaccagatgtttttgagaaaccaacaaatatcacacaaagggtgcagctgcccctACTATGAACACCGTGCAAGTGGCATTCCGACATGCACAACCTTCGCATCAGGAGACTACATTCCAGCCTATGACCATCCCTCTCCTTCTCCACTGCTCCCGCTAATCCTCCCTAAGATTCTAACTCACTCAAGGGACAATCAGGACACTTTTTACTTGACCAACATGCATATGCagtgaaaagaaaatggaatatactgtttccagggtcagatcttggtttccaagatACAAAAGAGaggaatggaaagggggggggcagcctatagggagggctggcccatgaagaagaagaagaagaagaagagttggtttttatatgccgactttctctgccacttaagggagaatcaaactggcttacaaccaccttcccttcccctccccactacagacccccagtgaggtaggtggggctgagagagtgtgactagcccaaggtcacccagctgtctttgtgtgtaggagtggggaaacaaatcaagttcagcagattagcctcctccgctcatgtggaggagtgcggaatcaaacccggttctccagatcggagtccaccgctccaaaccaaaccactgctcttaaccactacaccacgtgacccactttcagaggctttgcaACCCCCTATTTGGGTCCTGCCCCACAGGCTAAGAAACGCCGcatcatggctttttttttttttttttttttttacagtctcaCTATCATCTTTAGCCAAGTTGGCTCACCAGGTTTTTGAAGCAGTACCAAAACCTTCCAGACCTGTTTACCAGAGGCAAAGTTGCCCAGGGCAGTGATCCAGCTGTCTTGAGCATTTAAAAAGATTGCCTTAGGGCAGACCTGGGTGAAAGCACATTTGTGATGTTGCAGACTATTGTGACAAAAAGCATTCGTCATCAGATGAAGGAGAAAGCGTACACTTTGTTCAGAGCAtctggaggaaggaagagaaagttcTGCTACTTAAGCAGAAGGAAATTAGGCAGCCTTAGTACCGGTGCCTCTATATGTGTCTCTCTCCAGGATACAGCTGAAAGTAAGATATTCTGGTTTAAAGGAAAGAAGTGAAATCTGTGCTTACCTGGTTAGAAGCCAAAGATGATCCCGGGGCCCCTCCGGTTCAGTAGCTCTACAGTGTCTAAGGCACAGTCTTTTCAGGAACGTGCGTTTGCCTCAGGCtggcttgcctggtgcctttcCTCCTCCCTAGCTCCCTATAGACAGGAAATGAGCATCATAGCTTATTACTCTGAAGACACAGCCTTGGTGTAACGGGAGCTGTTTAACCCAGTTCTATCCCAAGGTCTTTTCTTTAGTTGGGGGCATCCAGGTTCAGCTCAGATGGCCGCTCACCAGGGACGGAAGCCAGCCCAGCAAAAACTCTCAAAGAACAAAAGAGGATGCAGCTTTTCCGAGACTGATTTCCTCTCACGGTTGAGCAACTggctactcagatgggcagcctATAGAGACAGAGTGTGCCGACAGGGTACCCcaagggttgggggtgggggggcttcctaAGCACCTGTCAATTTTCCTGCATCCAAATGCATTTCCAGACAAGAGGAGTGATCCCTTGGGACTCTAGGACCTGATTTTAAACAGGGTCTCTTGCAATCAGTTTCCCTCTCTGTAAAATGGGAGTAAATAATGGtatagagagccagcacggtgtagtggttaagagcggtgggctctaatctggagaactgggtttgattccccactcctccacgagtggcggactctcatctggtgaaccgggttggtttcctcactccta from the Euleptes europaea isolate rEulEur1 chromosome 1, rEulEur1.hap1, whole genome shotgun sequence genome contains:
- the GPR182 gene encoding G-protein coupled receptor 182 encodes the protein MSEPGSSSLLNMYGEYHNMTELYHLLNDTFFYCNLGLDHNVKQVFLFVLYLIIFVVGLVENLLVIWVNWQSRGHRNLVNVYILNMAIADLGVVLSLPVWMLEVMLDYTWLWGGFLCRFTHYFYFANMYSSIFFLTCLSVDRYVSLTTSSHFWHRNQHWVRRVVCCCIWASAAIIPLPEVAHMEVMDSIEPICIFLAPFETFDEWATTVTLLAIILGFVIPFPIIAVFNILTARYIKRSNKPESRKHCALIYAYIIVFLICWLPFHLFLIMISLDGIHILISCYFADFIYFFYDIIDCFSLVHCVVNPILYNFLSKNFRGKLISAVVKYIPKDQMGQKGGDGSSSSTQHSIVITKENISPS